The Panicum virgatum strain AP13 chromosome 5K, P.virgatum_v5, whole genome shotgun sequence genome has a window encoding:
- the LOC120707169 gene encoding cysteine-rich receptor-like protein kinase 6 isoform X1 produces MATHRGFSSHLAGLLAATCFLLAGAALYAPLTDAKEEPPPWLLCGPAPASGNYTDNSPYQANINKLSATLPKNASSNPVLYNMSSVGSIPDVVYALALCRGDANASACERCVATAFQGAQQGCPLFKDVLAFYDLCQLRFSNRNFFPDDDYFVTTYYLVGSQVMSAPPAFDAAVRLLVNTTAEYAAENSSRRFGTGEQGFEESDTRIYALSQCTPDRTVDICRTCLRTITDQLPKSFSGASGGGIFGVWCSFRYEVYPFFSGRPLLQLPAFVGTSPAPAPATKSQDKSRNKIGRVLAIVLSSIAALLAITVICFWRRRRSAAQSFRAYSTSSDNYEGADMLLLDLSTLRAATGDFAESQMLGKGGFGMVYKGVLPDGQEIAVKRLCQSSRQGIAELKSELVLVAKLHHKNLVRLIGVCLQEQEKILVYEYMPNRSLDTILFDSQRNEELDWAKRFRIINGIARGLQYLHEDSQLKIVHRDLKASNVLLDVDYLPKISDFGLAKIFGGDESKYVTHRVAGTYGYMAPEYAMRGLYSIKSDVFSFGVLVLEIVTGRRNTGPYNSDQDVDLLNLVWEHWARGNVLQLVDPSLSDHPPVEQMLKCLHIGLLCVQRKPAARPTMSWVNVMLSSGTVRLPSLSRPALCIPEDSRSDSSGAYSAGQPGASEYTDASVAISWNEASITELMPR; encoded by the exons ATGGCCACGCACCGCGGCTTTTCTTCCCATCTCGCCGGCCTTCTTGCCGCAACCTgcttcctcctcgccggcgccgccctctaTGCGCCGCTCACCGATGCGAAAGAGGAACCGCCGCCGTGGCTGTTGTGCGGCCCCGCTCCTGCCAGTGGCAACTACACGGATAACAGCCCCTACCAAGCCAACATCAATAAGCTCTCTGCCACTCTCCCCAAGAACGCCTCCTCCAACCCGGTTCTCTACAACATGAGCAGCGTCGGCTCCATCCCGGATGTCGTCTACGCCCTCGCTTTATGCCGTGGCGACGCCAACGCCTCCGCCTGCGAGCGCTGCGTGGCGACGGCCTTTCAGGGCGCGCAGCAAGGGTGCCCGCTCTTCAAGGACGTGCTGGCCTTCTACGACCTCTGCCAGCTCCGCTTCTCCAACCGAAATTTCTTCCCGGACGACGACTATTTCGTCACCACCTACTACCTCGTGGGCTCCCAGGTCATGAGTGCGCCGCCGGCGTTTGACGCCGCTGTACGCCTGCTCGTCAACACCACCGCCGAGTACGCGGCGGAGAACTCGTCGAGGAGATTCGGCACGGGGGAGCAGGGCTTCGAGGAGAGCGACACCAGGATCTACGCTCTGTCGCAGTGCACGCCGGACAGAACGGTGGACATCTGCCGGACCTGCCTTCGCACCATCACTGATCAGCTGCCGAAGTCTTTCAGTGGGGCGAGTGGCGGGGGAATTTTTGGTGTCTGGTGCAGCTTCCGCTACGAGGTGTATCCTTTCTTCTCCGGCCGCCCGCTGCTGCAGCTCCCAGCGTTCGTTGGGACGTCACCTGCGCCTGCACCGGCGACCAAAAGTCAGG ACAAATCAAGAAATAAAATAGGTAGAGTCCTTGCAATTGTGTTGTCTTCGATCGCTGCCCTGCTGGCTATAACCGTGATATGCttttggaggaggaggagatccgCAGCACAATCTTTTCGAGCTT ATTCAACTAGTTCAGATAACTATGAAGGAGCCGATATGCTTCTTCTCGATCTGTCAACATTGCGAGCTGCTACAGGAGACTTTGCTGAAAGCCAAATGCTCGGTAAAGGAGGGTTTGGTATGGTTTATAAG GGTGTGCTACCTGATGGTCAAGAAATTGCGGTTAAAAGGCTTTGTCAGAGTTCTAGACAAGGAATTGCAGAGCTGAAAAGTGAGCTAGTTTTGGTTGCTAAGCTTCACCACAAGAACCTTGTAAGGCTTATTGGTGTTTGCTTGCAAGAGCAAGAGAAAATACTTGTGTACGAATACATGCCCAATAGAAGCCTTGATACCATTCTTTTTG ATTCTCAAAGAAACGAAGAGCTAGATTGGGCAAAGAGATTCAGGATCATCAATGGAATCGCTAGAGGCTTACAATATCTCCATGAAGATTCTCAACTGAAGATAGTTCACCGGGATCTCAAAGCAAGTAATGTTCTATTAGACGTCGATTACTTACCTAAGATCTCTGACTTTGGTTTAGCAAAGATATTTGGCGGGGATGAATCCAAATATGTCACCCATCGTGTTGCTGGGACATA TGGATACATGGCACCTGAATACGCGATGCGTGGTCTGTATTCAATCAAGTCTGATGTGTTTAGCTTTGGTGTTTTGGTTCTGGAGATTGTTACTGGAAGAAGAAACACTGGCCCCTATAACAGCGACCAAGATGTTGATCTCTTAAATCTT GTGTGGGAGCACTGGGCGAGGGGAAATGTCTTGCAGTTGGTCGATCCATCTTTGAGCGACCATCCTCCAGTGGAGCAGATGTTGAAATGCCTCCACATCGGGTTGCTGTGTGTTCAGAGAAAACCTGCAGCTAGGCCCACGATGTCGTGGGTAAACGTCATGCTTAGCAGCGGAACGGTGCGTCTCCCTTCTCTTTCCAGGCCAGCTTTGTGCATCCCGGAGGATAGTCGCAGTGACAGCTCAGGTGCGTATTCGGCGGGACAGCCAGGAGCTTCAGAGTACACCGATGCTTCAGTGGCAATATCATGGAACGAAGCATCGATCACGGAGCTCATGCCGAGATGA
- the LOC120707169 gene encoding cysteine-rich receptor-like protein kinase 6 isoform X2, producing MATHRGFSSHLAGLLAATCFLLAGAALYAPLTDAKEEPPPWLLCGPAPASGNYTDNSPYQANINKLSATLPKNASSNPVLYNMSSVGSIPDVVYALALCRGDANASACERCVATAFQGAQQGCPLFKDVLAFYDLCQLRFSNRNFFPDDDYFVTTYYLVGSQVMSAPPAFDAAVRLLVNTTAEYAAENSSRRFGTGEQGFEESDTRIYALSQCTPDRTVDICRTCLRTITDQLPKSFSGASGGGIFGVWCSFRYEVYPFFSGRPLLQLPAFVGTSPAPAPATKSQDSTSSDNYEGADMLLLDLSTLRAATGDFAESQMLGKGGFGMVYKGVLPDGQEIAVKRLCQSSRQGIAELKSELVLVAKLHHKNLVRLIGVCLQEQEKILVYEYMPNRSLDTILFDSQRNEELDWAKRFRIINGIARGLQYLHEDSQLKIVHRDLKASNVLLDVDYLPKISDFGLAKIFGGDESKYVTHRVAGTYGYMAPEYAMRGLYSIKSDVFSFGVLVLEIVTGRRNTGPYNSDQDVDLLNLVWEHWARGNVLQLVDPSLSDHPPVEQMLKCLHIGLLCVQRKPAARPTMSWVNVMLSSGTVRLPSLSRPALCIPEDSRSDSSGAYSAGQPGASEYTDASVAISWNEASITELMPR from the exons ATGGCCACGCACCGCGGCTTTTCTTCCCATCTCGCCGGCCTTCTTGCCGCAACCTgcttcctcctcgccggcgccgccctctaTGCGCCGCTCACCGATGCGAAAGAGGAACCGCCGCCGTGGCTGTTGTGCGGCCCCGCTCCTGCCAGTGGCAACTACACGGATAACAGCCCCTACCAAGCCAACATCAATAAGCTCTCTGCCACTCTCCCCAAGAACGCCTCCTCCAACCCGGTTCTCTACAACATGAGCAGCGTCGGCTCCATCCCGGATGTCGTCTACGCCCTCGCTTTATGCCGTGGCGACGCCAACGCCTCCGCCTGCGAGCGCTGCGTGGCGACGGCCTTTCAGGGCGCGCAGCAAGGGTGCCCGCTCTTCAAGGACGTGCTGGCCTTCTACGACCTCTGCCAGCTCCGCTTCTCCAACCGAAATTTCTTCCCGGACGACGACTATTTCGTCACCACCTACTACCTCGTGGGCTCCCAGGTCATGAGTGCGCCGCCGGCGTTTGACGCCGCTGTACGCCTGCTCGTCAACACCACCGCCGAGTACGCGGCGGAGAACTCGTCGAGGAGATTCGGCACGGGGGAGCAGGGCTTCGAGGAGAGCGACACCAGGATCTACGCTCTGTCGCAGTGCACGCCGGACAGAACGGTGGACATCTGCCGGACCTGCCTTCGCACCATCACTGATCAGCTGCCGAAGTCTTTCAGTGGGGCGAGTGGCGGGGGAATTTTTGGTGTCTGGTGCAGCTTCCGCTACGAGGTGTATCCTTTCTTCTCCGGCCGCCCGCTGCTGCAGCTCCCAGCGTTCGTTGGGACGTCACCTGCGCCTGCACCGGCGACCAAAAGTCAGG ATTCAACTAGTTCAGATAACTATGAAGGAGCCGATATGCTTCTTCTCGATCTGTCAACATTGCGAGCTGCTACAGGAGACTTTGCTGAAAGCCAAATGCTCGGTAAAGGAGGGTTTGGTATGGTTTATAAG GGTGTGCTACCTGATGGTCAAGAAATTGCGGTTAAAAGGCTTTGTCAGAGTTCTAGACAAGGAATTGCAGAGCTGAAAAGTGAGCTAGTTTTGGTTGCTAAGCTTCACCACAAGAACCTTGTAAGGCTTATTGGTGTTTGCTTGCAAGAGCAAGAGAAAATACTTGTGTACGAATACATGCCCAATAGAAGCCTTGATACCATTCTTTTTG ATTCTCAAAGAAACGAAGAGCTAGATTGGGCAAAGAGATTCAGGATCATCAATGGAATCGCTAGAGGCTTACAATATCTCCATGAAGATTCTCAACTGAAGATAGTTCACCGGGATCTCAAAGCAAGTAATGTTCTATTAGACGTCGATTACTTACCTAAGATCTCTGACTTTGGTTTAGCAAAGATATTTGGCGGGGATGAATCCAAATATGTCACCCATCGTGTTGCTGGGACATA TGGATACATGGCACCTGAATACGCGATGCGTGGTCTGTATTCAATCAAGTCTGATGTGTTTAGCTTTGGTGTTTTGGTTCTGGAGATTGTTACTGGAAGAAGAAACACTGGCCCCTATAACAGCGACCAAGATGTTGATCTCTTAAATCTT GTGTGGGAGCACTGGGCGAGGGGAAATGTCTTGCAGTTGGTCGATCCATCTTTGAGCGACCATCCTCCAGTGGAGCAGATGTTGAAATGCCTCCACATCGGGTTGCTGTGTGTTCAGAGAAAACCTGCAGCTAGGCCCACGATGTCGTGGGTAAACGTCATGCTTAGCAGCGGAACGGTGCGTCTCCCTTCTCTTTCCAGGCCAGCTTTGTGCATCCCGGAGGATAGTCGCAGTGACAGCTCAGGTGCGTATTCGGCGGGACAGCCAGGAGCTTCAGAGTACACCGATGCTTCAGTGGCAATATCATGGAACGAAGCATCGATCACGGAGCTCATGCCGAGATGA
- the LOC120707170 gene encoding cysteine-rich receptor-like protein kinase 10 — protein sequence MAMLTSALLHCLSAAALLLVPLSTAQPLPWQLCNNTAGNFSENSTYQANIRLLENTLPNNASSSPALFATGAAGTAPDVVYALALCRGDTNASSCASCVKRAFQDAQQLCALNKGATMYDDPCILRYADRDFLANTTDNRGVFIAWSFDNVSASAAAAFDAASGRLVNATADYAAADPARRFGTGEEAFGDSYPMIYSLAQCTPDMTAADCRTCLGDIIRRFTPTYFSSKHGGRVFGVRCNFRFETYPFFFGRALLQLPGPQGPPPASITPPASGQGGTRDRTGRILAITLPLAAAVLAVTMICFCFRSRRTPAQNHSGKPDSTTPDDIESIDSLLLDLSTLRAATDNFAESNKLGEGGFGAVYKGVLSGGREIAVKRLSLGSRQGVSELKTELVLVAKLQHKNLVRLIGVCLEQDEKLLVYEYMPNRSLDTVLFDSQRSKELEWGKRLKIVNGVARGLQYLHEESQLKIVHRDLKPSNVLLDIAYNPKISDFGLAKLFDVDQSQGVTSHIAGTYGYMAPEYAMHGQYSVKSDVFSLGVLILEMVTGRKNSSFDNSEQSVDLLSLVWEHWTTGKIEELLDPFLSRRAPQDEILKLVNVGLLCVQDSPADRPMMSSVNIMLSSNTVSLQAPSKPTFCVQEMEDQSHFYSDAHPRATQFQSTSKSKATMSPNEMTLTELEPR from the exons ATGGCGATGCTGACGAGCGCcctcctccactgcctctccgccgccgcccttcttcTCGTGCCGCTCTCCACTGCGCAACCGCTTCCATGGCAGCTCTGCAACAACACCGCCGGGAACTTCAGCGAGAACAGCACCTATCAAGCCAACATCCGTCTGCTCGAGAACACCCTCCCCAACAacgcctcctcctctcctgctCTCTTCGCTACCGGCGCTGCAGGCACGGCGCCGGACGTTGTCTACGCTCTCGCGCTCTGCCGCGGGGACACCAACGCCTCTTCCTGCGCGAGCTGCGTCAAGCGAGCGTTCCAGGACGCCCAGCAGCTGTGCGCGCTGAACAAGGGCGCCACCATGTACGACGACCCCTGCATCCTCCGCTACGCCGACCGGGACTTCCTGGCCAACACCACCGACAACAGGGGCGTGTTTATCGCCTGGAGCTTCGACAACGTCAGCGCGTCGGCGGCTGCGGCGTTCGACGCCGCCTCCGGCCGTCTCGTCAACGCGACCGCTGACTACGCGGCGGCGGACCCAGCCAGGCGTTTCGGCACAGGGGAAGAGGCGTTCGGCGACAGCTATCCCATGATTTACTCGCTGGCGCAGTGCACGCCGGACATGACGGCGGCCGACTGCCGGACATGCCTTGGCGACATCATCAGGAGGTTCACCCCCACGTATTTCAGCAGCAAGCATGGCGGCAGAGTATTCGGAGTGCGCTGCAACTTCCGATTCGAGACATACCCTTTCTTCTTCGGTCGAGCGCTACTGCAACTTCCAGGGCCGCAGGGGCCACCGCCAGCGAGCATCACGCCACCGGCTAGCGGCCAAG GAGGAACAAGAGATAGAACAGGACGGATCCTGGCCATTACATTGCCTTTAGCTGCTGCAGTACTAGCTGTCACAATGATATGCTTTTGTTTCCGGAGTAGGAGAACACCAGCACAGAACCACTCAGGAAAACCAG ATTCTACTACTCCTGATGACATTGAAAGCATCGATTCACTCCTCCTTGACCTATCAACGCTACGGGCAGCAACAGATAACTTCGCTGAAAGCAATAAGCTTGGCGAAGGAGGGTTCGGTGCGGTTTATAAG GGAGTCCTTTCTGGAGGCCGTGAAATAGCAGTGAAGAGGCTCTCACTTGGTTCCAGGCAaggggtatcagagctgaaaaCTGAGCTGGTACTAGTTGCCAAGCTTCAACACAAGAACCTTGTGAGGCTCATAGGGGTTTGCCTGGAACAGGACGAGAAGCTACTCGTGTATGAATACATGCCAAACAGGAGCCTTGACACCGTTCTTTTCG ATTCTCAGAGAAGCAAAGAACTGGAATGGGGGAAGAGGCTCAAGATTGTAAATGGAGTTGCCCGAGGCTTGCAATATCTCCACGAAGAATCACAACTGAAGATAGTTCATCGAGACCTCAAACCAAGCAACGTACTGCTTGACATTGCTTATAACCCGAAGATCTCAGACTTTGGCTTAGCAAAACTCTTCGACGTGGATCAATCCCAAGGTGTCACCAGTCACATTGCTGGAACATA TGGATACATGGCACCAGAGTACGCAATGCACGGGCAGTATTCAGTCAAGTCAGACGTCTTCAGTCTTGGTGTTCTGATCTTGGAGATGGTCACAGGGAGGAAAAACAGCAGCTTTGATAACTCGGAGCAATCTGTTGACCTCTTGAGTCTT GTCTGGGAACATTGGACCACGGGAAAAATTGAAGAGTTGCTCGATCCATTCTTGAGCCGCCGGGCTCCTCAAGATGAGATATTGAAGCTTGTCAACGTTGGGCTTCTGTGTGTTCAGGACAGCCCTGCAGATAGGCCGATGATGTCGTCTGTAAACATCATGCTTAGCAGCAACACGGTCTCGCTCCAGGCCCCGTCAAAGCCAACATTTTGTGTTCAGGAGATGGAAGATCAATCGCACTTCTATTCTGATGCGCATCCTAGAGCAACGCAGTTCCAGTCCACAAGCAAGTCAAAGGCAACAATGTCACCAAATGAGATGACGCTTACAGAGCTCGAACCAAGATGA